In the Dioscorea cayenensis subsp. rotundata cultivar TDr96_F1 chromosome 12, TDr96_F1_v2_PseudoChromosome.rev07_lg8_w22 25.fasta, whole genome shotgun sequence genome, one interval contains:
- the LOC120273935 gene encoding low-temperature-induced 65 kDa protein-like, with translation MADMDYLRNTHHSTRAPLPVGYEAQENWPTTMASNFEDYYPDNHSHVKKSVLAKVKEKALKWRNLLAKRNHGNDKANETPAWGVSLDDEEEDYNNEEQDPEFHGAPMYESERAPEACKGGGAVMEQKKPPLIHRDSTKEQAMKHMDELAMHHLDEFVETSSPRSNITKPIMHDDFNEEKSCCFAPHPTPTHDFASGTREDTMKRSASQKTLTEAVSKILVPAYNMVSDATQTIVSKIQGPDVDEEIGSKMKYDKGVSVKEFVLKKLEPGEDDKALSKVITESVSPMNSNRAEEKHVVEKFREAVSSLLGKDELRKTAIPVSTKTSQS, from the exons atggCTGACATGGATTACCTGAGAAACACTCATCATTCAACCAGAGCACCTCTCCCTG TTGGGTATGAGGCACAAGAGAACTGGCCAACAACAATGGCTTCCAACTTTGAAGATTATTATCCTGATAACCACTCCCATGTGAAGAAATCAGTCCTTGCCAAAGTCAAGGAGAAGGCATTGAAATGGAGAAACTTATTAGCCAAAAGGAATCACGGTAATGACAAGGCCAATGAAACACCTGCTTGGGGAGTCAGcttagatgatgaagaagaagactaCAACAATGAAGAACAAGACCCTGAGTTTCATGGAGCACCAA TGTATGAATCAGAGAGAGCACCTGAAGCTTGTAAGGGAGGAGGGGCAGTAATGGAGCAGAAGAAACCACCATTGATTCATAGAGACTCAACTAAAGAACAAGCAATGAAGCATATGGATGAACTGGCTATGCACCACCTTGATGAGTTTGTAGAGACATCATCTCCACGTTCAAACATCACCAAACCTATAATGCATGATGATTTCAATGAAGAGAAGTCTTGTTGCTTTGCACCACACCCAACCCCAACTCATGACTTTGCATCTGGGACCAGGGAAGACACCATGAAGAGAAGTGCCAGTCAGAAGACACTAACAGAGGCTGTCTCAAAGATACTTGTGCCAGCTTATAACATGGTTTCAGATGCAACTCAAACAATAGTGTCAAAAATTCAAGGTCCGGATGTAGATGAAGAGATTGGTTCTAAGATGAAGTATGACAAGGGTGTTTCAGTGAAGGAGTTCGTGTTGAAGAAGCTGGAGCCTGGAGAAGATGATAAGGCACTCTCTAAGGTGATTACAGAGTCAGTGAGTCCCATGAACAGCAACAGAGCTGAGGAGAAGCATGTTGTGGAGAAGTTTAGAGAAGCAGTTAGTTCTCTTTTGGGGAAAGATGAACTCAGGAAGACAGCTATTCCAGTCTCAACAAAAACTTCACaaag TTGA
- the LOC120273934 gene encoding uncharacterized protein LOC120273934 isoform X2: MLFFFSSTLCSLVLDRRYKELGREEAAAMLRRALGRAVTQISACSCSVTKPMLLRFCGTSGLGSSQEESVARQMIQYALSHARSQKSGESYAQAMLVLEQGLSNFQASGGDSDDDAIGVLLLAMSTLLYERGELGDTIEKLQMVLRLEGASLPVRALEGLVGLRLENGEDNASRMQADDYLQLLKGSTDTQASFALDAVTSRAKAIKGLADLATGELNTAELLFSDENTNLEEDKIQKGNAVLSYGEYLHATGNFSLAKDLYERIIEVFEAKDGFDYAYPAAANMVPEEVLLGATCALGQLLSQSGKFNDSEELLTKALNMAENHFGSTHPKVGVVLTCIALLFKHKARIESSSSILIQEGLYRRALDLLKAPGCDFEVKNNHVDRRDVVALARGGYAEILLIQQNRKAEGERMSKWAEATWRNHRLSLAQALEFSEPSQAAVIDTRISRVL; this comes from the exons atgctcttcttcttctccagcACTCTCTGTTCTCTTGTTCTCGATCGGCGTTACAAAGAGCTTGGAAGAGAAGAAGCAGCAGCCATGCTCCGACGAGCTCTTGGAAGAGCAGTGACCCAAATCTCAGCTTGCTCCTGTTCAGTCACTAAGCCGATGCTACTGAGGTTTTGCGGAACCAGTGGCTTGGGCTCTTCGCAGGAGGAAAGTGTTGCTCGACAGATGATTCAGTATGCTCTTAGCCATGCAAGATCTCAGAAATCAG GGGAATCATACGCACAGGCGATGCTGGTGCTAGAGCAGGGATTGTCCAATTTTCAGGCAAGTGGCGGGGACTCCGACGACGATGCTATCGGAGTGCTATTGCTCGCTATGTCCACTTTGCTTTATGAAAG AGGAGAGCTTGGAGATACCATTGAAAAGCTTCAGATGGTTCTTCGGTTGGAAGGAGCATCTTTACCGGTCAGAG CGTTGGAGGGCCTAGTGGGACTTCGACTGGAGAATGGAGAG GACAATGCTTCACGAATGCAAGCAGATGATTACTTGCAGCTGTTGAAAGGAAGCACAGACACACAAGCTTCTTTTGCCTTAGATGCTGTAACTTCACGGGCTAAAGCCATAAAAGGATTGGCTGATCTTGCTACTGGTGAACTCAATACAG CTGAATTATTGTTTAGTGATGAAAACACCAACCTAGAGgaggataaaattcagaaag GAAATGCTGTTCTTTCATATGGAGAATATTTACATGCCACTGGGAATTTCTCATTGGCAAAAGATTTGTATGAGAGGATCATCGAGGTGTTTGAGGCTAAAGATGGGTTTGATTACGCTTATCCAGCAGCTGCTAATATGGTCCCTGAAGAAGTTCTCTTGGGAGCCACCTGCGCACTTGGGCAACTTCTATCACAATCAGG GAAGTTTAATGATTCAGAGGAATTGCTGACAAAAGCATTGAATATGGCTGAAAATCATTTTG GTTCAACTCATCCGAAGGTCGGGGTTGTACTTACTTGCATTGCCCTCCTGTTTAAGCACAAAGCAAGAATTGAATCTTCTAGTTCTATATTGATCCAAGAG GGACTGTATAGGAGGGCCTTAGACTTGCTGAAAGCTCCAGGTTGTGATTTTGAAG TAAAGAACAACCATGTCGATAGGAGAGATGTGGTTGCCCTTGCAAGAG GAGGATATGCAGAAATCCTACTCATTCAACAGAATAGAAAAGCAGAAGGTGAACGTATGAGCAAGTGGGCCGAAGCCACATGGAGAAATCATCGCTTGTCTCTGGCACAAGCCTTGGAATTCTCTGAACCTTCTCAAGCAGCAGTTATAGACACTCGGATCAGCAGAGTCCTATGA
- the LOC120274018 gene encoding adenylosuccinate lyase-like, translating into MDAIASLRASANSSLLPICSSAHRQPSHSLIFSTSSSRVKDVTRSIRCSVSTGRDVNSPVVEMKSYAEEFAGMELSSVMALSPLDGRYVQKVMDLRPFFSEYGLIHFRVLVEVKWLLKLSEIPEITEVPNFSGNARAFLESIIHDFKFNDALEVKKIEKVTNHDVKAVEYFLKQKCKSCPEIAEVLEFFHFACTSEDINNLAHALSLKEAMNTVIYPTMVELCDAICKMAKENAHIPMLSRTHGQPASPTTLGKEMANFAVRLSDQGKKFPQINVLGKFAGAVGNYNAHKAAYPTIDWPSIAADFVRSLGIEFNPYVTQIEPHDYIAELFNRVVQVNNIILDFDRDIWNYISLGYFKQITKAGEIGSSTMPHKVNPIDFENSEGNLCLANAVLSALSMKLPISRMQRDLTDSTVLRNLGVGLGYSLLAYKSTLQGIKKLQVNESRLNEDLENTWEVLAEPIQTVMRRYAVPEPYEKLKELTRGKVVTMDSIKQFIEGLDLPGEAKLELLRLTPHSYIGEAEKLAKAVDDAVDLANGFKLL; encoded by the exons ATGGATGCTATAGCTTCTCTAAGGGCTTCCGCAAACTCCTCCTTGTTGCCCATTTGTAGCTCCGCTCATCGCCAACCAAGCCATTCCTTGATCTTCTCCACTTCTTCTTCAAGGGTGAAGGATGTCACCAGGAGCATACGCTGCAGTGTCTCAACGGGAAGAGATGTCAATAGTCCTGTTGTTGAG ATGAAAAGCTATGCTGAGGAGTTTGCAGGCATGGAGCTGTCTAGTGTGATGGCTTTGTCTCCACTGGATGGCCGGTATGTTCAAAAAGTCATGGATTTGCGCCCCTTCTTCAGTGAATATGGCCTGATTCATTTCCGTGTTTTGGTTGAG GTCAAGTGGTTGTTAAAACTTTCTGAAATCCCAGAAATCACAGAGGTGCCAAACTTCAGCGGGAATGCTCGCGCTTTCTTAGAAAGTATAATTCATGATTTTAAGTTTAATGATGCATTGGAGGTCAAGAAAATTGAGAAAGTGACTAACCATGATGTGAAGGCGGTGGAATATTTCCTAAAGCAGAAATGCAAGTCATGcccagagattgctgag GTGcttgaattttttcattttgcatgtaCCTCTGAGGATATTAACAATTTAGCTCATGCATTGTCATTGAAAGAAGCAATGAACACTGTTATATATCCGACCATGGTGGAGCTATGTGATGCGATATGCAAAATGGCTAAGGAGAATGCCCATATTCCAATGTTATCACGCACTCATGGTCAG CCAGCATCACCCACAACATTGGGGAAGGAAATGGCAAATTTTGCTGTTAGGCTGAGTGATCAAGGGAAGAAATTCCCCCAAATCAATGTACTGGGGAAGTTTGCTGGTGCAGTTGGAAACTACAATGCACATAAAGCTGCTTATCCTACTATTGACTGGCCAAGCATAGCAGCTGACTTTGTTAGATCTTTGGGCATTGAATTCAACCCATATGTAACACAG ATTGAGCCTCATGACTATATTGCCGAGCTTTTCAACAGGGTTGTCCAGGTTAACAACATTATACTTGATTTTGACAGAGATATTTGGAACTATATATCGTTGGGTTATTTCAAGCAG ATAACCAAGGCTGGGGAAATTGGATCCTCCACCATGCCTCACAAAGTCAATCcaattgattttgaaaataGTGAGGGGAACTTGTGCCTGGCAAATGCTGTTTTATCTGCTCTTAGCATGAAGTTGCCAATCTCACGCATGCAG CGTGATCTGACTGATTCAACTGTCCTAAGAAATCTTGGTGTTGGATTGGGCTATTCCCTCCTTGCCTATAAAAGCACTTTGCAAGGGATAAAAAAGCTACAG GTGAATGAATCTCGTTTAAATGAAGACTTGGAGAATACATGGGAGGTGCTCGCAGAACCTATACAAACG GTCATGCGAAGATATGCTGTCCCTGAACCATATGAAAAATTGAAGGAATTGACGAGGGGAAAGGTGGTTACCATGGATAGCATAAAACAATTCATTGAAGGGTTAGACTTGCCTGGTGAGGCTAAATTAGAACTACTGAGGTTGACTCCTCATTCTTACATCGGTGAAGCAGAGAAGTTAGCAAAAGCTGTGGATGATGCTGTGGATTTGGCTAACGGATTCAAACTTCTATAG
- the LOC120273934 gene encoding uncharacterized protein LOC120273934 isoform X1, which translates to MLFFFSSTLCSLVLDRRYKELGREEAAAMLRRALGRAVTQISACSCSVTKPMLLRFCGTSGLGSSQEESVARQMIQYALSHARSQKSGESYAQAMLVLEQGLSNFQASGGDSDDDAIGVLLLAMSTLLYERGELGDTIEKLQMVLRLEGASLPVRVAALEGLVGLRLENGEDNASRMQADDYLQLLKGSTDTQASFALDAVTSRAKAIKGLADLATGELNTAELLFSDENTNLEEDKIQKGNAVLSYGEYLHATGNFSLAKDLYERIIEVFEAKDGFDYAYPAAANMVPEEVLLGATCALGQLLSQSGKFNDSEELLTKALNMAENHFGSTHPKVGVVLTCIALLFKHKARIESSSSILIQEGLYRRALDLLKAPGCDFEVKNNHVDRRDVVALARGGYAEILLIQQNRKAEGERMSKWAEATWRNHRLSLAQALEFSEPSQAAVIDTRISRVL; encoded by the exons atgctcttcttcttctccagcACTCTCTGTTCTCTTGTTCTCGATCGGCGTTACAAAGAGCTTGGAAGAGAAGAAGCAGCAGCCATGCTCCGACGAGCTCTTGGAAGAGCAGTGACCCAAATCTCAGCTTGCTCCTGTTCAGTCACTAAGCCGATGCTACTGAGGTTTTGCGGAACCAGTGGCTTGGGCTCTTCGCAGGAGGAAAGTGTTGCTCGACAGATGATTCAGTATGCTCTTAGCCATGCAAGATCTCAGAAATCAG GGGAATCATACGCACAGGCGATGCTGGTGCTAGAGCAGGGATTGTCCAATTTTCAGGCAAGTGGCGGGGACTCCGACGACGATGCTATCGGAGTGCTATTGCTCGCTATGTCCACTTTGCTTTATGAAAG AGGAGAGCTTGGAGATACCATTGAAAAGCTTCAGATGGTTCTTCGGTTGGAAGGAGCATCTTTACCGGTCAGAG TTGCAGCGTTGGAGGGCCTAGTGGGACTTCGACTGGAGAATGGAGAG GACAATGCTTCACGAATGCAAGCAGATGATTACTTGCAGCTGTTGAAAGGAAGCACAGACACACAAGCTTCTTTTGCCTTAGATGCTGTAACTTCACGGGCTAAAGCCATAAAAGGATTGGCTGATCTTGCTACTGGTGAACTCAATACAG CTGAATTATTGTTTAGTGATGAAAACACCAACCTAGAGgaggataaaattcagaaag GAAATGCTGTTCTTTCATATGGAGAATATTTACATGCCACTGGGAATTTCTCATTGGCAAAAGATTTGTATGAGAGGATCATCGAGGTGTTTGAGGCTAAAGATGGGTTTGATTACGCTTATCCAGCAGCTGCTAATATGGTCCCTGAAGAAGTTCTCTTGGGAGCCACCTGCGCACTTGGGCAACTTCTATCACAATCAGG GAAGTTTAATGATTCAGAGGAATTGCTGACAAAAGCATTGAATATGGCTGAAAATCATTTTG GTTCAACTCATCCGAAGGTCGGGGTTGTACTTACTTGCATTGCCCTCCTGTTTAAGCACAAAGCAAGAATTGAATCTTCTAGTTCTATATTGATCCAAGAG GGACTGTATAGGAGGGCCTTAGACTTGCTGAAAGCTCCAGGTTGTGATTTTGAAG TAAAGAACAACCATGTCGATAGGAGAGATGTGGTTGCCCTTGCAAGAG GAGGATATGCAGAAATCCTACTCATTCAACAGAATAGAAAAGCAGAAGGTGAACGTATGAGCAAGTGGGCCGAAGCCACATGGAGAAATCATCGCTTGTCTCTGGCACAAGCCTTGGAATTCTCTGAACCTTCTCAAGCAGCAGTTATAGACACTCGGATCAGCAGAGTCCTATGA